AGCGCCATTGATAAAGCAGGGAGTAGCAAATGGTATAACTTACTCCAGAAGTGGCTTAGCGTACCCGGAACTTCTCCGGGACTAACACTGCCACTAGTAGGAAACCAATGAAGATGAAATCCGAAGAGCCATACCATTAAGAGAGCGAAAATAAACAATGGTGCGGCAAAGCCAATATAGGTGTATCCAGTAATGAGGCGATCCAGCCATGAATCGTTATAACGACCACTAGTAATACCAAGTGGAATAGCAATAAGGTATGTAAGGATTAGCGTGACAATGGCCAGCCAAAGTGTATTCATGAGGCGTTGACCGATAAGCTCTGATACAGGCATCTTGAAACGGAAGGATTGACCAAAGTCTCCTTGTATTGCTTTAGTGATCCAATCCCAGTACTGGATGTACCATGGATCATTTAGGCCAAGCTTCTCTCGCATTGCATCAATGGCCGCAGGATCAATATTCGGATCGAGCATTCCTGAGAGTGCGTCGCCAGGCATTGCCTTCGCCATAAGAAAAACAAGAATACTTAATAGAAATACTTGAGGGATCATTATAAGAATTCTACGAACGATAATCTTCCACATATTCTCAACCTTTCTCAGGCAAGGCTACCAGATGAGTCTCGGAAATTGATTTTAATGGATAAGCCATGCCTTCTTCATCAAAATAATTCCGGTGCGCTTGTTCATATTCCATACTTACTGATTTTCTAAACTCCGTCTGCTTTTCTCTCTGCTTCGGATCAATATCAGGAATGGCAGCAATGAGACGTTTGGTATAAATATGCTGAGGATTGTCAAAAATATCTTTAGCTGTCCCTTGCTCCACATGTCGTCCTTTATACATAATCCCAATGTGATCGCACATATGTCTGATGATCCCGAGATCATGACTGATAAATAGAAAAGTAAGATTCAGTTCTTTTTGAATGTCCTGCATGAAATTCAGCACTTGTGCCTGTACGGAGACATCTAGCGCAGATACCGGCTCGTCAGCAATAATAAGTTTGGGCTTGAGGGCAATCGCTCTGGCAATTCCGATCCGCTGCCGCTGACCGCCTGAGAATTCATGCGGATATTTCAGGATGTTCTCAGGGCTTAAGCCTACTTGTAAAAGCAATTCCTGCACTCGACGCTTTTCTTCCCCCGGAGACATTTTTTCAAAATTACGCAACGGCTCAGCAATAATATCCAGCACGCGTTTCTTAGGATTTAAGGAAGAGTACGGATCCTGAAAGATCATCTGAATGTCTTTGCGGACATTTCTTTGCTTACGCACACCCTTCAAGGCTAAATCTTGCCCTTCAAAAATCACGCTACCGCTAGTAATAGAATTAAGTCCAATGATTGCACGACCAGTAGTTGTCTTACCTGATCCGGATTCACCGACGAGACCATAGGTTTGCCCTGCCTCAATGGTAAAATTAACATTATCGACAGCCTTGACTACGCCAACTTCCCTTCGAAAAACGCCGCCGTGGATCGGAAAATGAACCGCTAAATTTTTAACCTCAAGAAGTCCCATTGTGGCTTGCCTCCTCGTTAGTATCAGGGAAATGAAAGTTATTATGGCAGGTGCAGCGAACAAAATGCCCGGGGGCTACTTCATGCAGCTGCGGATTCTCCTCGTGCTCCCATTCCGGAATCCAAGGTGTCCGGGCCGAGAAACGGCATCCTTTACGCGGAAGATTCTGTAATGGCGGGACAATCCCCTGAATCACATGAAGTCTAGATTTCTCTTCTTTAACGGTTGGAATGGAGTTCAACAAGGATCTTGTATACGGATGCTTCGGATTAGAGGTCAACGTATAAATATCTGCGATCTCTACGATTTGTCCGGCGTACATCACCGCAACTCGATCAGCCATTTCACTCACAACCCCTAGATCATGAGTAATTAAGATAATACCTGCTTGCATATCGGTTTTTAATTTTTTTATAAGTTCAAGGATTTGCAATTGGATGGTTACATCTAGTGCCGTAGTCGGCTCATCGGCGATCAAAAGCTTGGGACCATTGGCAATCGCTATAGCAATCACAACCCTCTGCCTCATTCCACCAGATAATTCGTGGGGGTATTGCTGATATGTATGCTCGGGACGGGAGATTCCAACCTTGGTCAGGAGATCAATGACCTTCTCTTTTCTTTGCTTCTTCGAAAGCTTGGAATCATGTAGGATGAGTACTTCTTCAATCTGTGAACCGATAATCATAAGCGGATTTAAAGCGGATAAAGGGTCTTGAAAAATCATAGACATTTCTTGACCACGCAGCTTGTTGAGTGCAGCAGGAGTCATAGTAACGATGTCCTGACCCTTGTATTTGATTTGTCCGTCTATTTTGGCCCTTGTGTGCAATCCCATTATCGAAAAGGCAAACGCACTTTTTCCCGAACCGGACTCTCCAACAATAGCAAGAATCTCATTTTTACGAACAGATAGGGTAACATCATCTACTGCGGCATAATAATCATCTACGATCCTGAACGATGTCGATAAATTTTTGATTTCTAATAATTCTTCGCTCAAATTAATCCCCCTAACGGCAAGAGTTTCAAAATCCATACAATGAAATATTATGTAAATTTTGATATAAACAGTATTTATTTTCATGAAACATAACAAAACACATACTGTCATCATTATTAACACCATTAACGATACTATAAGTATTTCAATCGGATTTAAAAAATGATTTCCCGTAACTTTGTAGTTCATTTTAATTAACTTATGGTAAATTATCAATCTTTTCCTATAAAAAATTTTATTTCATGTGATTAAATGTAACGTAGAAAACAAAAAAACGGCTCTAGGCCGCCTTTTTTTGGAATAAATAATATTGTGAATAAATTATTTTTTTGTTCAATAGGGGAGATTTGGAGGTTGTTGCAGTCACTAGTGGACTATTGTTCGCGTCGTAGTCGTTGATTATGACGAATCTTTATTTCATTCCCTTGCTCTGTAGCTTGATAAAAAACACGTTGAGAAATCTCTTTAGGCAAATACTCCTGTTTCACATAATGCCCCGGAAAATTGTGCGGATATTGATACCCTTCATGCCCTAACGCAGTAGCCCCTTTGTAATGGGTGTCTCGTAAGTGTAAGGGTACCTCGGCAGATTTAATCTCATCCATACTCGCCATTGCATTTGAAATCGCAGTAACTACAGCATTAGACTTTGGACTCTCCACCGCAAAAAGAATCGCTTGTGCAATGTTTAGCCTCGCTTCTGGCCAACCGTTATTCCTATACGCTTCGAGCGCGCTCACGGCTTGGACCATGGCTTGTGGATTAGCCAGTCCAATATCCTCACTGCTAGCCGCAATCAATCGCCGAATAAATGTCATCGGGTCCATCCCAAGCTTTTCTACCGCATATAGAAACCAGAACAACGCAGCATCACTAGAACCACGTATGCTTTTGTGAAAAGCGGAAAGCACATCATACTGCGTCGATTCATCTGCTTTCACAATAGGGCGCCGAATTGACTCTTCCGCCACCTCCAGCGTGATATGCACACTGCCATCTGCCTCGGGAGCAGTAGTTAACGCCGCTAATTCCAGAGCATTTAATGCCCGCCGAATATCTCCGTTAGCCATCGTAGCGATATGCATTAATGCCTCTTCATCAACCTGAAGCTCCATGAATCCAAGCCCTCTATCCTTGTCCTCTAAAGCCCTGCGCATCGCGATCAGACTGTGTTCACTCGTTAATGCCTCCAGCTGAAACAAGGTAGAACGGCTCATAAGCGCTCCGTTAACATAATGGAACGGGTTCTCTGTAGTTGCACCAATAAATGTTATGGTTCCTTTTTCTACCGCCGGCAACAGCGCATCCTGACGTGAACTATTGAACCGATGTACCTCATCCAGAAAAAGAATCGTCTTAGAACCGTATAGTGTTTTATTATTTTGAGCTCGTTCAATGACCTCTCGCACATCCTTTACGGAAGCCTCCACCGCATTCAGGCGTACAAACTCCCCTTGCGTATGATGAGAAATGATATGAGCCAATGTTGTTTTGCCACAACCAGGAGGTCCATAGAGCAAAATTGAAGAGACCTGATCAGCCTCAATCGCTCTTCGCAGTAGCTTTCCCCGGCCTATGATATGTTCTTGACCAATATATTCATCCAGATTCTCCGGTCTCATTCGGTCCGCAAGCAGCCGTCCGCCCCCAGTGTCCTCTCCCATAGAAAATAAATCCATAACTCCACTTCCTTGCTATATTCTTGTAAAAGCACAATGTAAACCTCTCCCTATCATACCATATCAAAGCGCTGATTTAGGATGCCCTTCCAAGCAAGGTCACTGTATCAGCCTTGATGTATTCTCCGTAAAAAAATAAAAAGAGCATGATCTCGTCTTAGAAAGGCGGGAGCCATGCTCTTTTTTCAAATTGTACGCTAGCAGTTTATCGCCAGCCTCATTTTTGATATGATTTTACGAATGCTTTCTTCCGACAGATGATACTTCTTCTGAAGCTCAGCTACGGAATCGCCTTCACGATGACAACTGAAAATTTCCTTATTGCGATTCGCTATCTCTTTCCTCGAACCGCTGTTCTCGCCCCATCTAACCCGCTCTTCCGTTTTCTTCGGGATGTAGAGCAGTTCACCTTGGATGTATCCCTGAAGCTCTTCGAGCAAGCCAGGGGGGAGCACATCCTTCCCATTTACATAACTCAACTTGCATTTCCTCCTTCAACAGGTGTGTCCCTATGCGTCGGTCAACTAAGTTTTTAGTTATAATCACGTCACCTGCCTCCTTTCTTCTCCTCATATTTGGAAAAATCCGTAATTTCATTATATAAAAACCTCTTGGTAGCGTCTACATTCTAATTCATAAATTTCGTTTTTATGGATAAGTGTGGTACTTCCTATGTTAGTAATAAGGAGGCCATACGGCCTCCTCGCTTTAAGCGGGTTTCCGTCTTAGACGGAAACCACCTCGTATACTGAAATCATCTCAATCAGCCTCCTTCCAGAAGTGTTCTTGCCCGGCCGGACACTTATTATTAAGCCATACCTATAGGGGAGTTACAAGTTCAAAAACAGTTATAACTGTTCTCCACCAGTCTTAATTCCCCTCAGAATCGCTTTCAGCCGTCATTTGCACATAGGAAGGCATTTCCCCATTATGAAGCAACCAAAGCTCGTGGAGTGCTCGTGTACAGCCTACATACATCAGCTTTGCATCCCATGCTGTCGCCCCGTAATGATCTCGATCGGCATCCGCTAAGATTACCGCATCAAATTCCAAACCTTTAGATAAATACACAGGCAGCACCGATAGTCCACCCTGATATTGCGTCATGCTGCCGTCTATCAGATGTATATCTTCAAAATGCTGCTCCAGCTCAGCGTACAGCTCTGTGGCTTCACGCAAACTACGTGTTAGCACAGCCACAGTACGATATTCCCTTCCAGACAAGGACTTCAGTGAGTTGCTTATTGTCCGCAGACGAGCTTGCTCATCAGCCACCAGTTTCCCAGTATCCTCCCCGTAGGCGATCATTCGCACGGGATCTCCACTACGAAAAACCGGAACAGCCAGCAGAGAGCTTTCCACACCGGAAGATAGAATGCCATTAGCGAAATCTATAATTTCCATAGTAGAACGATAGCTCCGTGTCAGTGCGTGATAAGCCGTGTTCTCAGGGGCAAACAAGGTCTGCATCTCTTCCCAAGCGTGTACGCCTTTATAGGCGTGTATGCCCTGTGACAGATCACCCAGGATCGTAAAGGAATGACCCCGCACATATAAATCCAGCACCGCAATTTGGAAAGGAGAAAAATCCTGAGCCTCGTCAATCACCACATGATCAAAGCGAGTTACACCCTCGTCTCCATTCAAAAGATAATGGATATACAACAGAGGCGGTAAATCCTCTTCGCGTATAATTCCTTTTTTCAGATCTTTTGCCGTTTCCTTCAGCACAGCTACCGGAATATTCTCTGGCGGATTCACAGGCCAATCTTCCGGGACTTTAGCCGCACGGAAGATTTGCTTGTAGATCGTCAACGGATCGTACTTAGGCCATTTTGCACTGTATGCTTTTTCTCGCGCAGCACCTTTTTTCTTGCGATCCTTCATAGCTGCAGCCGATGGACTCTTCTTCAGCTCCATCTCGATCCAGCGATGTATCCGTGCCATTACACGTTCCTTCCGCTTCGCTGGCGGATAAGGAGCGTACTCTTCATTATGCCAACGTAAGATCATCGATCGGCGCAGCACAGCGCCCTCCCACGGGATAAAATCTCCCTCAGGAACAGAACTTGTCTCCAGCAGCTTAATACTTGATTCAATAATACTCATCAGAACCGTAGAGCCCTTGAAACGTCCCGGCGTTTCTTCTGTAATCACAGGCATACCGCCAGAGGTTTCAAACCAGCGGTTCATCGTCTCCGTCGCATCCTGTTCTGGAAGCTCCAGACCTAGTACATTTGCCGCCCAATCCGGAAAGGTGCTCTGAGCAATATTACCTACTCCTAGTTCAGGCAGTACATCTGAGATGTAATCCAGAAACATCCGGTTCGGTGCAAAAATAATCATTTTTTCCGCAGAAACCTGATCCTTGTATTGATACAGCAGAAAGGCTAATCGGTGAAGTGCAACTGTTGTTTTACCACTTCCCGCTACGCCCTGAATGATCAGCGCTGTATTTTTGGCCGCACGGATAATCTTGTCCTGCTCCTCCTGGATGGTAGATACGATATCACGGAGACGATTGTCTTTGTTCTCTCCCAAACGATAGACGAGAAACTCGTCTGATACTACAGGCGCGTCACTCTCCCGATTGTACGTATCTGCGACCCGCTCCAGAATCTGCTTACGAATCACCACGTTGCGTTTGAGGTATACCAGTCCTTCTATCAGTCCCTCAGGAGCTTCATAGGAGGCTGGCTCCGTACCACCGGTAAACGAATAGAACAGGCTTGCTACCGGTGCGCGCCAGTCAATGACTAGCGGACGGTCGCTTACCTGCTCGCGGTCTACGCCGATTTTTCCTATATAGAGTGCCTTCCGCTGCTTCTCATCATTGCCCTGAAAATCAAGCCGTCCGAAATAAGGCTCCTGCCGAAGCTTGGCAAGATCTTTGCGCTTCTGTTCACGGTTCGCTTCTAACACTTGTTCCGTATAATCGTGTCCCGTGTACACCGGAGTCTGGTTAAGCTTCTCCAATAAGGTGTCAATCTCAGTAAGCGCTTGATTCAGCCTGTCTTCTTCCTCTTGATAGGCACTTTGAAAGTTGTCTTCCAATTTCAGTTACCTCCTAAAAGTTTATCGAGCTTAAATTTTCATTCTCCTCATTCCCTCTTCTCACACAAAAAGGATACCCATTATAGCACAATCAGCACTAAAATACCAAATCTTTCAAGAGAGCCCCCACTATAGCACAGCTTGTAAAATAAAGTTAGCTACAAACAAGCCCGCAATCCCATAGAGTGCAGGAGGCACTTCTTTCCCCTTGCCCACAGCAAGCTTCACGATCGGATAAGTGATGAAGCCAAAAGCCATCCCGTCCACAATACTATAAGTGAATGGAATCATAACCATGATCAAAAAAGAAGGGAAAAGCTCTGTCAAATCGCTCAAGTCCATCTCACGCACATTTTGTACCATAAGGCCACCGATTACAATCAAGATCGGTGCGATAGCACTGTCTGGAATGTAGGAGAGCAAAGGGAGGAACAAGAATGTTGCCCCGAACAAAAGACCTGTCACAAGCGAGGTCAGACCCGAACGTCCACCTGCAGCAATCCCTGCATTGGATTCTGCAGCGGCGACTACAGGACTGCTTCCAAAGAGACCTGCGGCGATATTGGCAATAGAGAGTGCTCGTAAGCTGCTCTTGAAGCGCTCAGGACGTCCAGCCATCATCGTCTGAGAGGCGACTAGCCCAATATTTTCAAATACAACGATTAACAGCAATAGGAATACCGCAATCCAGAATACGAGGCTTACAATACCACCCCAGTCCATTCCAAAAAACAGGCTTCCATAACCCGTAAATACATGGCCTGATGCCTGCTTCTCAGGCGCGTGAGCCGCTCCCAGCAAGTAGGCTAGACCTGTACCAACCAGCATACTGATAAGCAAACCACCGTTGGTCCCGCGGATAAACAGTACTAAAGCGAGTAGCAAGGTTACGCAGGAAGTGATAACTGCAGGATCACTAAAATGTCCTATAGCAACAAAAGTGGTCTGATGTGCGATCACAATTCCGCTTTTTTGCAGCCCTATAAAGGTCAGAAATAGCCCTATCCCGACAGTTATCGCATGCTGCAGGTTTTGCGGAATCGCTTCACTAAGAATACGATAAAGCGAGGTGAAGGCCACGATAGCGAATAATACCCCCGTTATAACGACTACCGTAAGCGCCTCTCTCCAGCCCAAATTCATGGAATGAACAAGTGTGTATGTGAAAAAGGCGTTAATCCCCATACCTGGTACTACGATGATCGGCGTCTTCCCGCCGAAGGCCATTAATAGACAGCCTGTAATGGCAGTCAATAACGTAGCCACCATGGCCGGTCTAAGCGGCATACCAGCGTCATGAAGAATCGTCGCATTCACCATCACAATATATACCGAAGCAAAATACGAGAGGATCCCTGCAGCCCATTCCCGTTTCCATTCATTCTCAGGCGCAAGCCCTACACTATTTCGCCAAAAATTCGATTTCATGTACAAAAACCTCCACTGATATTAAGTTCCGCAGGCGGATATTACCCGGATTATAAGCTTAATAACCAGCGGTTCATCCCGGTTTAGCTATTATGCCTATATGTCGTCTGCATCTTGCAGACTCACCTGCTAACCACAACAAAAGGGCGTACGCAACTGGATTCCAGCTGCTCGCCCTTTTGTCCATTTTATTTACTAATTTCGCTATAATTGAAACAGCCTCAGCTCAGCGGTTCACTTACAAGCTGACGCCTCCAGCCTCAAGCAAATCACGCACGGCAACGCTGACCATGATCAGACCGGCTACCGGTGGAACGAATGCATTGCTGGCTGGTGGTTGTTTCGCTTTACGTCGATCCGGCGCATTCTCCGGAACGATCTTATCTGTAACATCCTGACGCGGCTTCATTGGCGGCTCTGTAGAGAATACCACCTTCACGCCCTTTTTAATCCCTTCCTTACGCAGCTTCTGACGAATGACACGAGCAATAGGGTCATAGGTTGTCTTGGAAATGTCTGCTACCTGGAATCGTGTAGGATCCATTTTGTTGGCAGCACCCATGCTTGAGATCATTGGAATTCCACGGGACAGACATTCTTTGATCAAATGAACCTTATAAATAATCGTATCCGAAGCATCGAGTACATAGTCAGGTTTTAATTTGAACAATTCCTCATAGGTTTCTTCTGTATAGAACATGTTGAGCGCAATCGCTTCGCATTCTGGATTGATCAGCTTCACACGGTCTACCATCAATTCAGCCTTCTTCTGCCCAACCGTTGTGGTGAGTGCATGAATTTGCCGATTCACATTAGTAATATCTACAGAATCCTTATCAATCAGAATCAGCCTGCCGATACCGGTGCGCGCCAAAGCCTCAACAGCCATACCGCCAACACCGCCGATGCCTAGCACCGCTACCGTGCTGTTCTTCATTATCTCCAGACCTTCCGGTCCGATCGCCAGTTCCGTACGTGAGAACTGATGTAGCATGAGGTACAGCCTCCTTCAAAAGCTATAGCGAAGCAGAAATCTGCCTAGCCCGCTTCGATTAGTTAATTATTCTTTTTCTTTCTTCGGTTTAAGAGCCAGCTTAATGTGCAGTTGCTCCAATTGTGAACCATCTACTGGCGAAGGTGCATCCATGAGCAGGTCTGTTGCACTTGCTGTTTTCGGGAATGCGATGGTTTCACGCAGATTCGTACGACCGGACAATAGCATTACTAGACGATCTAAACCGAACGCGATACCGCCGTGTGGAGGTGTACCGTATTCG
This Paenibacillus sp. FSL R5-0345 DNA region includes the following protein-coding sequences:
- the opp4B gene encoding oligopeptide ABC transporter permease; translation: MWKIIVRRILIMIPQVFLLSILVFLMAKAMPGDALSGMLDPNIDPAAIDAMREKLGLNDPWYIQYWDWITKAIQGDFGQSFRFKMPVSELIGQRLMNTLWLAIVTLILTYLIAIPLGITSGRYNDSWLDRLITGYTYIGFAAPLFIFALLMVWLFGFHLHWFPTSGSVSPGEVPGTLSHFWSKLYHLLLPALSMALIATVGTVQYLRNEIIDTKQKDFILTARAKGASESRVYNRHILRNSLLPIAAFFGYEITGLIGGTVFVESIFSYPGMGMLFLSSITIRDFSVVTALVLLYGVAAIVGALLSDIILSIVDPRIRIK
- a CDS encoding ABC transporter ATP-binding protein; translation: MGLLEVKNLAVHFPIHGGVFRREVGVVKAVDNVNFTIEAGQTYGLVGESGSGKTTTGRAIIGLNSITSGSVIFEGQDLALKGVRKQRNVRKDIQMIFQDPYSSLNPKKRVLDIIAEPLRNFEKMSPGEEKRRVQELLLQVGLSPENILKYPHEFSGGQRQRIGIARAIALKPKLIIADEPVSALDVSVQAQVLNFMQDIQKELNLTFLFISHDLGIIRHMCDHIGIMYKGRHVEQGTAKDIFDNPQHIYTKRLIAAIPDIDPKQREKQTEFRKSVSMEYEQAHRNYFDEEGMAYPLKSISETHLVALPEKG
- a CDS encoding ABC transporter ATP-binding protein translates to MSEELLEIKNLSTSFRIVDDYYAAVDDVTLSVRKNEILAIVGESGSGKSAFAFSIMGLHTRAKIDGQIKYKGQDIVTMTPAALNKLRGQEMSMIFQDPLSALNPLMIIGSQIEEVLILHDSKLSKKQRKEKVIDLLTKVGISRPEHTYQQYPHELSGGMRQRVVIAIAIANGPKLLIADEPTTALDVTIQLQILELIKKLKTDMQAGIILITHDLGVVSEMADRVAVMYAGQIVEIADIYTLTSNPKHPYTRSLLNSIPTVKEEKSRLHVIQGIVPPLQNLPRKGCRFSARTPWIPEWEHEENPQLHEVAPGHFVRCTCHNNFHFPDTNEEASHNGTS
- a CDS encoding replication-associated recombination protein A; translated protein: MDLFSMGEDTGGGRLLADRMRPENLDEYIGQEHIIGRGKLLRRAIEADQVSSILLYGPPGCGKTTLAHIISHHTQGEFVRLNAVEASVKDVREVIERAQNNKTLYGSKTILFLDEVHRFNSSRQDALLPAVEKGTITFIGATTENPFHYVNGALMSRSTLFQLEALTSEHSLIAMRRALEDKDRGLGFMELQVDEEALMHIATMANGDIRRALNALELAALTTAPEADGSVHITLEVAEESIRRPIVKADESTQYDVLSAFHKSIRGSSDAALFWFLYAVEKLGMDPMTFIRRLIAASSEDIGLANPQAMVQAVSALEAYRNNGWPEARLNIAQAILFAVESPKSNAVVTAISNAMASMDEIKSAEVPLHLRDTHYKGATALGHEGYQYPHNFPGHYVKQEYLPKEISQRVFYQATEQGNEIKIRHNQRLRREQ
- a CDS encoding CD3324 family protein — its product is MSYVNGKDVLPPGLLEELQGYIQGELLYIPKKTEERVRWGENSGSRKEIANRNKEIFSCHREGDSVAELQKKYHLSEESIRKIISKMRLAINC
- a CDS encoding HelD family protein, with the translated sequence MEDNFQSAYQEEEDRLNQALTEIDTLLEKLNQTPVYTGHDYTEQVLEANREQKRKDLAKLRQEPYFGRLDFQGNDEKQRKALYIGKIGVDREQVSDRPLVIDWRAPVASLFYSFTGGTEPASYEAPEGLIEGLVYLKRNVVIRKQILERVADTYNRESDAPVVSDEFLVYRLGENKDNRLRDIVSTIQEEQDKIIRAAKNTALIIQGVAGSGKTTVALHRLAFLLYQYKDQVSAEKMIIFAPNRMFLDYISDVLPELGVGNIAQSTFPDWAANVLGLELPEQDATETMNRWFETSGGMPVITEETPGRFKGSTVLMSIIESSIKLLETSSVPEGDFIPWEGAVLRRSMILRWHNEEYAPYPPAKRKERVMARIHRWIEMELKKSPSAAAMKDRKKKGAAREKAYSAKWPKYDPLTIYKQIFRAAKVPEDWPVNPPENIPVAVLKETAKDLKKGIIREEDLPPLLYIHYLLNGDEGVTRFDHVVIDEAQDFSPFQIAVLDLYVRGHSFTILGDLSQGIHAYKGVHAWEEMQTLFAPENTAYHALTRSYRSTMEIIDFANGILSSGVESSLLAVPVFRSGDPVRMIAYGEDTGKLVADEQARLRTISNSLKSLSGREYRTVAVLTRSLREATELYAELEQHFEDIHLIDGSMTQYQGGLSVLPVYLSKGLEFDAVILADADRDHYGATAWDAKLMYVGCTRALHELWLLHNGEMPSYVQMTAESDSEGN
- a CDS encoding NCS2 family permease, with translation MKSNFWRNSVGLAPENEWKREWAAGILSYFASVYIVMVNATILHDAGMPLRPAMVATLLTAITGCLLMAFGGKTPIIVVPGMGINAFFTYTLVHSMNLGWREALTVVVITGVLFAIVAFTSLYRILSEAIPQNLQHAITVGIGLFLTFIGLQKSGIVIAHQTTFVAIGHFSDPAVITSCVTLLLALVLFIRGTNGGLLISMLVGTGLAYLLGAAHAPEKQASGHVFTGYGSLFFGMDWGGIVSLVFWIAVFLLLLIVVFENIGLVASQTMMAGRPERFKSSLRALSIANIAAGLFGSSPVVAAAESNAGIAAGGRSGLTSLVTGLLFGATFLFLPLLSYIPDSAIAPILIVIGGLMVQNVREMDLSDLTELFPSFLIMVMIPFTYSIVDGMAFGFITYPIVKLAVGKGKEVPPALYGIAGLFVANFILQAVL
- a CDS encoding tRNA threonylcarbamoyladenosine dehydratase, whose protein sequence is MLHQFSRTELAIGPEGLEIMKNSTVAVLGIGGVGGMAVEALARTGIGRLILIDKDSVDITNVNRQIHALTTTVGQKKAELMVDRVKLINPECEAIALNMFYTEETYEELFKLKPDYVLDASDTIIYKVHLIKECLSRGIPMISSMGAANKMDPTRFQVADISKTTYDPIARVIRQKLRKEGIKKGVKVVFSTEPPMKPRQDVTDKIVPENAPDRRKAKQPPASNAFVPPVAGLIMVSVAVRDLLEAGGVSL